Genomic window (Chloroflexaceae bacterium):
GGCGCGTGCCGGCGATGGGATGGGTCTGCACCTCGCCCTCCTGCACGCGCACCAGCAGTTCGGGCGAGGCGCCCACCAGGTCGCCCTCGCCGGTGCGCAGCAGAAACATGTATGGCGAGGGATTGATCGTGCGCAGGGCGCGGTAGATCGTTATCGGGTCGGCGCTGGTGGGGCGGGTAAAGCGTTGCGAGGGCACCACCTGGAAGATGTCGCCAGCAAGGATGTACTCCTTGGCCCGCAGCACATTGGCGTGGTACTGCTCGCGGGTGACGTTGGAGACGGGCGCGGGCCGCGGGCGGGGCGGCTCCACCGGCGAATGCGGCTCGTAGTTGCGCGGCTCCAGTTCGCGGGCCCCCAGGCGGGCGGCGGGCGGCACGGGCTGCCGCAGGCGGGCCGCCAGGGCCTCGATGCGCGCCGTGGCGCGGCGGTACTCCGCCTCCAGGTCCTCCGCGTCCAGATGCACGTGCGAGAGCACCTTGAGCTTGTGGCGCAGGTGGTCGAAAATCAGCAGCGTGTCCACGAACATCCAGAAGCCCTCGGGCATCTGGTAATCGCAGGGCTCGGGCACGGGCAGCCGCTCGAAGTAGCTTGCCGTCTCGTAGCTCAGGTAACCCACCGCCCCGCCGACGAAGCGCGGCAGGTCGGGCAGGCGCACGGGCCGGTAGGCGCTGAGGTAACTGCCCAGCACCACCAGAGGGTCGTTGTAGGTGAGCGTCTGCTTGTAGCCGCCCTGGAGGGCCTGGGCCACGCCCCGGTCGAGGCGCAGGGTCAGATAGGGATCGCTGCCGATGAAGGAGTAGCGGGCAATGTGCTGCCCGCCCTCCACGCTCTCCAGCAGGAAGCTATGGGCGCCCTGGGCGACCTTCAGGTAGGCCGAGACGGGCGTCTCCAGGTCGGCCAGGATTTCGCGGTAGATCGGGCAGAGGTTGCCCTGGCCGCGCAGGGCGCGCACCTCTTCCAGTGTCGGGGTGTACATAGGTATGGCTTTCCAGCGTCACGCGCCATCAACGGAAGTATGTCAGACCCATAGCCTCCTCGACCATCTGAATGGTCTCGCGAGCCACGGCGCGGGTCCGTTCGTTGCCGGCGGCGATGATCTCGTCCACCAGGCGCGGTTTGGCCTCGTAGCGCGCACGGCGCTCGCGGATAGGGGCCAGGAAGTTCTCCAGGGCCAGAAAGAGCTTGCGTTTCACCTCCACATCACCCACGCGGCCCTGGCGGTAACGCTCCTTCAGGTCGTTGACCTCCTCAACATCGGGGTTGAAGGCGTCGTGATAGGCGAACACCGGGTTGCCTTCCACTCGTCCGGGGATGTCGGCGCGGATGCGATTGGGGTCGGTGTACATCCCGCGCACCTTCTGCTCGACGGTCTTCGTGTCGTCGGAGAGGAAGATCGCGTTGCCGGCGCTCTTGCTCATCTTGCCCTGGCCGTCGGTGCCGGGGAGGGTGCCCACCTCGGGCACCAGGGCCTCCGGCTCGGGGAAGACCTCGCCGTAGAGGTAGTTGAAGCGGCGGGCGATCTCGCGGGTGATCTCCACGTGAGCCTCGTTATCCTTGCCTACCGGCACCAGGTGCGCCCGCGGCATGAGGATGTCGCCGGCCTGCAACACCGGGTAGCCCAGCAGGCCGAAGGGCAGTTGCTCCTCGTCAATGTTGGCGTTGCGAGCCATGTCCTTGATGCTCGGCAGGCGCGCCAGGCGCGGCACCGTCACCAGCATCTCGAAGATCAGGTTGAGCTGGTAGATCTCCTTCACTGCCGATTGCACGTAAAATGTAACCTTATCTGGATCTATTCCCACCGCAAGATGATCCAGCACCAGATCACGGATATTCTGGGGGATCTCGGCAATATCCGCGCGGGTGGGCCTGGTGGTCAGAACGTGCAGATCAGCGATGATAAAGAAGCACTCGTAGGTGTCCTGCAGGGCCACCCGGTTCTGCAACGAGCCGACGTAGTGGCCCAGGTGCAGCTTGCCGGTAGGCCGATCTCCGGTCAGAATGCGTTTTTTCGTGGTCATTGAGCGTTTGTTCCTCCCTGTTACGCTTTCAGTTGCAGTGCGAGGGCGATGCCGTCCTGCAAGGTCGCCCGGGTTTCAATCGAACGCAGATCGGCGCCCAGCCCCACCAGGGTCTGCGCGATCTCCGCGCTGATGCCGGTCAGGATAACGCGCGCGCCGAGCAGGCGCACGGCGCGGGTCGCCTGGATGAGCATATGCGCCACCATAGTGTCAACGGTCGTAACGCCGGTAATGTCCATAATGACGATGCGGGCATTACGCGCGGCGACGCCTTCGAGCAGCGTCTCCATGATCTGTCCGGCCCGACGGGCATCAATCGCGCCGATCAGCGGCAGCGCCACGGCTTCATCGCTGATGGGCACGAGCGGCGTGCTCAACTCACGCAGCGCCCGCTCCTGAGCCGCGATGACATCAGCCTGCATCTGCAGTCGCTCAGCTTCGAGTTGTTTGATGGCGCTAATATTTTGCATCATGCCGATCATCCGCGCGGCCTTGCCGTCAGGACCGGGCAGGAAGGCGCCACGGTCAAGGATCCAGACGTATGTTCCGTCTTTGTGCCGGAAGCGGTATTCAACATCGTACTGGCCCACCTGCGCTTCCGCCTCGCCCAGCAACTCCATGGCCCTGGCGCGATCGTCGGGGTGGATGGCTTCTTCCCACTGGGCGATCCCGCCGTTCAATTCGGCCACGCTCATCCCGCAGACCTCTTCGGTCTCGCCGCTCCAGACAATTCCGCCAGTCGCCACGTCGTAGTCATAAATCATCAGCCTGAGCGCCCGCACCAACAAGTCGTAGCGCTGGCGCAGCCGGG
Coding sequences:
- the trpS gene encoding tryptophan--tRNA ligase, coding for MTTKKRILTGDRPTGKLHLGHYVGSLQNRVALQDTYECFFIIADLHVLTTRPTRADIAEIPQNIRDLVLDHLAVGIDPDKVTFYVQSAVKEIYQLNLIFEMLVTVPRLARLPSIKDMARNANIDEEQLPFGLLGYPVLQAGDILMPRAHLVPVGKDNEAHVEITREIARRFNYLYGEVFPEPEALVPEVGTLPGTDGQGKMSKSAGNAIFLSDDTKTVEQKVRGMYTDPNRIRADIPGRVEGNPVFAYHDAFNPDVEEVNDLKERYRQGRVGDVEVKRKLFLALENFLAPIRERRARYEAKPRLVDEIIAAGNERTRAVARETIQMVEEAMGLTYFR
- a CDS encoding PAS domain-containing protein; this translates as MLPSGNGSWDAPDELTRLRQRYDLLVRALRLMIYDYDVATGGIVWSGETEEVCGMSVAELNGGIAQWEEAIHPDDRARAMELLGEAEAQVGQYDVEYRFRHKDGTYVWILDRGAFLPGPDGKAARMIGMMQNISAIKQLEAERLQMQADVIAAQERALRELSTPLVPISDEAVALPLIGAIDARRAGQIMETLLEGVAARNARIVIMDITGVTTVDTMVAHMLIQATRAVRLLGARVILTGISAEIAQTLVGLGADLRSIETRATLQDGIALALQLKA
- the trpE gene encoding anthranilate synthase component I — encoded protein: MYTPTLEEVRALRGQGNLCPIYREILADLETPVSAYLKVAQGAHSFLLESVEGGQHIARYSFIGSDPYLTLRLDRGVAQALQGGYKQTLTYNDPLVVLGSYLSAYRPVRLPDLPRFVGGAVGYLSYETASYFERLPVPEPCDYQMPEGFWMFVDTLLIFDHLRHKLKVLSHVHLDAEDLEAEYRRATARIEALAARLRQPVPPAARLGARELEPRNYEPHSPVEPPRPRPAPVSNVTREQYHANVLRAKEYILAGDIFQVVPSQRFTRPTSADPITIYRALRTINPSPYMFLLRTGEGDLVGASPELLVRVQEGEVQTHPIAGTRRRGRDMAEDAALAEELLNDEKERAEHLMLVDLGRNDLGRVSEPGTVRVPTFMIVEKYSHVMHLVSHVTGRLRSDMTALDALRACFPAGTVSGAPKIRAMEIIAELEGARRGVYAGCVGHVGFNGDLDTCIALRTLVIQNGVAYMQAGGGVVADSDPEAEYQESCNKAAALLRAIDMAEELV